One window of the Macaca thibetana thibetana isolate TM-01 chromosome 1, ASM2454274v1, whole genome shotgun sequence genome contains the following:
- the LOC126929206 gene encoding keratinocyte-associated transmembrane protein 2-like, translated as MVAAALRRMRKPTQAKLLPRSAIQALAGLTQPLVLALLLLSAPLSGVVSRTDSLSQTVLNSDISTPNVNALTHEKQTKPSISQVSTTLPPTTSTEKSGGASVAPHPSPTPLSQEEADNNEDPSIEKGDLLMLNSSPSTAKDTLDSGDYGEPDYGWTTDPRDDDESDDTMEVNKDYMEIEQSVKSFKMPSSTIEEEDSHFFFHLINFAFCIATVYITYHNKRKIFLLVQSRKWRDGLCFKTVEYHCLDHNVNEAMSSLKITNNYIF; from the coding sequence ATGGTCGCTGCTGCCCTGAGGAGGATGAGGAAGCCCACACAAGCAAAACTGCTGCCCAGGTCGGCCATCCAAGCACTTGCGGGTCTGACGCAGCCACTGGTCTTGGCGCTCCTGCTCCTGTCTGCCCCTCTATCCGGTGTTGTATCACGGACTGATTCACTGAGCCAAACTGTACTCAACTCAGATATTTCTACCCCAAATGTGAATGCTTTAACAcatgaaaaacaaaccaaaccttCTATTTCCCAAGTCAGTACCACCCTCCCTCCCACAACGAGTACTGAGAAAAGTGGAGGAGCATCTGTGGCTCCTCATCCCTCGCCTACACCTCTGTCTCAAGAGGAAGCTGATAACAATGAAGATCCTAGCATAGAGAAGGGGGATCTTCTCATGCTGAACAGTTCTCCATCCACAGCCAAAGACACTCTGGACAGTGGCGATTACGGAGAACCAGACTATGGCTGGACCACGGACCCCAGGGACGACGACGAGTCTGATGACACCATGGAAGTAAACAAggattacatggaaattgaacagtCAGTGAAATCTTTTAAGATGCCATCCTCAACTATAGAAGAGGAAGAcagccatttcttttttcatcttattaattttgctttttgcaTTGCTACTGTCTACATTACATATCACAACAAAAGGAAGATTTTTCTTCTGGTTCAAAGCAGGAAATGGCGTGATGGCCTTTGTTTCAAAACAGTGGAATACCATTGCCTAGATCACAATGTTAATGAGGCAATGTCTTCTTTGAAGATTaccaataattatattttttaa